CGACGGCACGCGCATCGTGTGGCACAGCCGCGGGAGCATCCGGATCCTCGACGCGCTCGACGCCGAGCCGCGCACGATCGACATCACGCTGCCCGGCAGCCAGCCCGAGCCGCTCGTCCTCGCCGGCGAGCGGCGCCTGGATGCCTTCGCGCCGGATCACGACGCATCCGGCAGCCTCGTGACCTGGCGCGGCAAGGCGTTCTGGCTCGCCCACCGCGAGGGTCCGGCGCGCGCGCTCCGCGCCGACTCCGGCGTCCGCGCGCGCGAGCCGATCGTGCTCGGCCGCACCGGGTTCGGCGCCGTCGTGAGCGATGCGGACGGCGAGGACGGCATCGACATCCTCGCTCTGGACGGCGCGCAGGCGCCACGGCGGATCCTGTCGGGCGAGGTCGGGCGGATCCTGCACCTCGCGGCCGCTCCCGCCGGTGACCGGATCGCCGCCATCTCGCACGACGGCGTCATCCGGCTCATCGAGGTGGCCAGCGGAGAGGCGCGCGAGCTCGGCCGCTCGTCGCACGGCGAGGCGCGCACCCCGCGCTTCTCACCCGACGGGCGCTACCTGGTGTGGTCGCAGCCGAGCACCGCGGACAACGAGCTCCACGCCTTGTGGATTGCCGATACCCGCGGCGAGGGGGCCGTGCGGCTCACCACGGGCCAGTACCACGACCGCTCCCCCGACTTCACGCGCGACGGCAAGCACCTCGTGTTCCTGTCGGATCGGACGTTCGACCCGCACTACAACGCGCACGCCTTCGATCTCGCCTTCACCGGCGCGACGCGGCCGTGGCTCATCCCTCTGTCGGCGACCGAGCCGGCTCCGTTCGGGCCGAGCGCGGACGGGTGGCCGGTCTCCCCCGCGCCCTCGGCGGCGGACGACGAGACGGTGACCTGCCCCGAGCTCGACGCCGACGGCGCCGAGGAGCGCATCGTGCCGTTCCCGGTGCCTTCCGCCGAGTACCGCGAACTGCGCTGTGCGGACGGCGGGGTGCTCTGGATCGACGTGCACCGCGAACAGGGCGTGCTCGGATCGCGTCGCGCGGGTGTCAAGGAGGAAGCCGCTCCGGACACACTGGAGCGCTGGTCGTTCGAGGAGCGCAAGGCCGAGACGATCGTCGAGGCCGTCGACGGCTTCGCGGTCTCGGGCGACGGGCAGCGCCTCGTCGTGCGGCGCAAGGACGAGGTCACCGTCGTGCCCGCGAACCGGCCGGCGAAGGACGATGCCGTCGCGGTCGACCTCGGCCGGCTGCGCTTCTCGGTGGATCAGCGCGCCGAGTGGCGGCAGATGTTCGACGAGAACGCCCGCATCATGCGCGACCACTTCTGGCGGGCGGACATGGACGGCGTCGACTGGGACGGCGTCGTGCGTCGCTGGCGCCCCGTGGTCGACACGGCCGTGACCCACGACGACGTCGTCGACATCCTGTGGGAGACCGTCGGCGAGCTCAACACCTCGCACGCCTACGTGAACCCTGCCGATCCGCTCGGCGATCAGTCACGCCGCCTGGGCTTCCTCGGAGCGGATCTCTCCCCCGCCGCCGACGGCTGGCGCATCGACCGGATCCTGCCGGGAGAGTCCAGCGAGCCGAAGGCGCGTTCTCCCCTGCGTCAGGCGGGCGTGGGAGCGCGCGAGGGCGACCTCATCGTCGCCATGGACGGCGCGCCGGTCGACCCGGTCGCGGGCCCCGCGGCCGGCCTGATCGGGGCGGCGGACAAGCCCGTCGAGCTGACTCTGCGCCGCGACGGCGAGGAGGACCGCCGCGTCGTGGTCGTGCCGCTTCCGGACGAGGAGGTGCTGCGCTACCAGGACTGGGTGCGCTCGCGTCGCGCGTACGTCTCGGAGCGCAGCGGCGGCCGCGTCGGCTACGTGCACGTCCCGGACATGCAGAGCTACGGATGGGCGCAGCTGCATCGCGACCTGCGCGTCGCGACCGAGGCCGAGGCCGTCGTCGCCGACGTGCGCTACAACCGCGGCGGCCACACGAGCCAGCTCGTCGTCGAGCGCCTCGCGTCGCGCGTGATCGCCTGGACCGCCGCGCGGCAGTTCGAGCGGATGCAGCCGGACCCGGACCGCGCGCCGCTCGGACCCGTCGTGCTCGTCGCCAACGAGTTCTCGGGATCCGACGGCGACATCGTGGGCGCCCGCGCGCAGGCGCTGGGCGTCGGGCCGGTCGTGGGTGTGCGCACGTGGGGCGGGGTGGTCGGCATCGACAGCCGCTTCGACCTCGTCGACGGCACGAAGGTCACGCAGCCGCGGTACGCGTACTGGCTGCAGGGCAAGGGCTGGGGCGTCGAGAACCACGGCGTGGATCCAGACATCGAGGTCGTGCACACCCCCGCGCAGCTGTTCCGCGACGACGATCCCCAGCTCGACCGCGCGATCGACGAGGCCGTGACGCGGCTCGCCGAGGCGCCGGCCGCCGCACCTCCCGCGCTCCCCGAGCCGAAGGTGCGTCCGGTCGTATGAGAACCGTCTCGTGATCGGCGTCCTGACCGGGTTCGCGGTCGTCGGGCTGGCGATCGTCACCGGCTTCATCGTCGCGCGCATCGACCTGCTCGGCGAGCATGCGCGATACGTCCTCAGCCGCCTGACGTTCTTCGTGCTCAACCCGTTCCTGCTGTTCGCCGTGCTGTCGGATGCGGACCTCACCCTGCTGTTCTCCGCGCTGCTGCCCGTGTCCCTGCTCGCAGCCTGTGCGATCTTCCTCCTCTACGGGCTGATCGCACGATTCGTCTGGAAGCGGTCGCTCGGCGAGATCGTGGTCGGCGCACTCGGCGCGGGATACGTCAACGGCAACAACATCGGCATCCCGATCTCCACCTATCTCCTGGGCAACGGCGCGTACGCGGCGCCCGTGATCCTCATCCAGCTCCTGCTGATCACGCCGGTCGTGCTGGCGATCCTCGACACGGTCTCGAGCGGCGGGGCCGCCGGATGGCGCGGGCTCGGTCGCGCCGTCCGCAGGACGCTGCGCAATCCGATGATCATCGGCGCGGCGCTCGGCGTGCTGGTGGCGGTGACGGGCATCGAGCTGCCGCCGATCGTGTCGGAGCCGATCGGCCTGCTGGCGGGCGCCGCCGTGCCCGTGCTGCTGCTGAGCTTCGGCATGTCGCTGCACGGACAGCGGGTGCTCACGAGCCCCGCCTCGCGCGGCGACGTCCTGCTCGCGACGGGAATGAAGCTGCTCATCATGCCCGTGGTGGCGTGGGCGCTCGGGCTGCTGTTCCAGCTGGACGCGCACGCGATGCTGGTCGTCGTCGTGCTCGCGAGCCTGCCGAGTGCGCAGAACGTCTTCAACTACGCGCAGCGCTACGGGGTCGGCGAGGTCCTCGCCCGCGACGTGGTGTTCCTCACGACGTTCGGCTGCATCCCCGTCGTGTTCGCCTCCGCCGTGATCTTCGGCGGCTGAGTCAGCCTTCGAGCGCGCGGATGAGCCGTTCGGCCTTCCAGCGCGACTCCGCGTACTCGTCGTCGGCGTCGGACTGCACGGTGATGCCGCCTCCCGTGCCGAGCACGTAGGCTCCCGATCCGTCCGTCAGCAGCGTGCGGATGATCACGCCCAGATCGGCGCGCCCGTCGCCGGCGATCCATCCCAGCGCGCCCGCGTAGGCGCCGCGCGGCGTCTGCTCGACCTCGTCGATGATCTGCATCGTCCGCAGCTTCGGCGCGCCCGTCATCGACCCGGCCGGGAAAAGCGCGCGCAGCGCGTCGATCGATGCGACGTCGGGACGCAGAACGCCGCGCACGGTGGACACGAGCTGGTGCACCGACGCGTACGACTCGACCGCCATCAGCGCCGGCACCTCGACAGACCCGACCTCGCAGACCTGCGACAGGTCGTGGCGCAGCAGATCGACGATCATGAGGTTCTCGGAACGGTACCGCTGGTCGGTGCGCAGCCGCTGCGCGGCCGCGGCGTCCTCGTCGGGTGTCGCACCGCGCGGCGTCGTGCCCTTGATCGGCTTCGTCGAGAGCTCCCGGACCGCGCCGTCCGCGTCGATGCGCGCATAGCGTTCGGGAGAGGATCCGGCGAGGAACGCCCGCGCCCCCGGCACGTCGTGATGCAGATACGCGGCGTACGGTGCCGGGTTGAGCGCCCACAGCCGCGCGAACGCGTCGAGCGGTGAGAGATCGCGGCCGACCGCCGCGCGGTATGTCAGATTCACCTCGTACGAGTTCCCGGCGTGCAGGTGCTCCTGCACCGCCGCGAACGCGACGCGGTACTCGTCGGGCGTGGGACCACCGTCGACATCGTCCGCGGCTCGGGGTGCGGTGGCGCCCGGCAGCGGCAGCCGCTCGATGTGAGACGGACGCATCCACACGGCATCCGGCAGCATGCCGTCCGGCCGCGCCGGCAGGTCCGGTCGCGCCGCATAGCCGAAGTAGCCGAACCAGCGGTCGGTCGCCGTGCCTGCCGCGAGCTCGGCCGACAGCACGGCGAAGATGTCATCGCCGACGACCTCGGCCGCTCCGTCCGCGTGGCGCGTCACCTCGCGCCGCGCGGCGTCATAGGTCAGCGACACGTCGTGCAGCTCGAGCCACGCGAGCTGCGGGCCGCCGTCGCCGGCGTGCAGCCAGACGCAGCGCCCGCTTCGCGCCGCCGCGGCGATCCGCTCGGCGGCGATCACGCGGCGTCCAGGAAGTTCCGCACGATCAGCTCACCGTGCTCGGTCAGGATCGACTCGGGATGGAACTGCACGCCGCTGATCGGCAGCACGCGGTGTGCGACGCCCATCACGAGGCCCGTGCGCTCGTCCGAGGCAGTGACGACGAGCTCGTCGGGCAGCTCCAGCGCCGCGAGCGAGTGGTATCGGATCGCGCGGAAGCCGTCGGGCACGCCGGCGAACAGGCCCGCTCCGACGTGCCGCACGGTCGCGTCGACGCCGTGGCCGGGGTCGACGCGCTCGACCCTGCCGCCGAAGGTCGTGACGATCCCCTGCATGCCCAGGCACACGCCGAGCACGGGTCGCTCCCCCGCGCGCAGCACCTCTCGCCCGACCGCGAAGTCGTGCGGATCCGCCGGATGGCCGGGGCCCGGGGACAGCACGACGTAGTCGTGCGCGAGCACCTCGCTAACCGTGCACTCATCGTGCTCGACGACGCGCGGCAGCACACCGGTCACGCGCGCGATCAGGTGCACGAGATTGCCGGTGTAGCTGTCGTGGTGATCGACGACGACCACGTCGTGTGAGGGCATCGTCCTCCCGTGCGCTCGCCTCGATGCGCCGAAGGCCCGGTCAGTCCGCGCCGAAGGCGCTCACGTCGCCCACGAGGCGCGTGTTGTCGGCGGGCACCGGGTCTACGGCGGCCTGCGCGACCTCCGCGGCGAACTCCGACACGTTGTAGAGGCGACCGGCCGACTCGCGGCGGTGCGCGATCGCGCCGGGGTTGGCGCGCTCCAGCAGCGTCGCGGTGATCGTGCCCTCGATCATGTCGCCCGACACGACCGTGAAGCCGATGCCCCGCTCCGTCAGCGACGGGATCAGCTCGCGCAGCGCGTCCTCGCCGGCGCGCTTGGACAGCGCGACGGGCTCGTACTCCGGCATGGTCGGCGTGGTGCGGATGAAGTGCGCCTGGTGGCTGGTGACGAACACGACGCGCGCGCCCTCGGACAGCAGGGGCAGCGCGGTCTGCAGCACGTTCACCTGCGCGTCGCGGTTCAGCTTCAGCGCGTAGTCCTCCGCCATGCCGGACTCCATGCCGCCCGAGGCGTTCAGGACGAGGACGTCGAGCACGCCGAACTCGTCCTTCACGGACGCGAACATCGCCTCGACCGATGCGGGGTCCGTCAGGTCGGCGCCCACGACCAGCGCGCGCACGCCGAGTTCGCGCACCTCGGCCGCGAGCTTCTCGGCGCGCGGCGCCTTGTTGCGGAAGTTGATTACGA
The Microbacterium sp. JZ31 genome window above contains:
- a CDS encoding S41 family peptidase encodes the protein MTSPAPYLRYPHVHADLVTFVAADDIWIAPLAGGRAWRVTSDTAPVRQPRFSPDGARIAFVSHRDGHPEVMVAEVDSGAVRRLTHWGAQATSVLGWTADGRIIVASNAGEANIRHTVVRFLSPDGAWERPEIGMASGIALREDGAIALATPWSRPPAHWKRYRGGTAPRLWLDRAGSGDWEQLLADDAASITDPLWLSDALVFTSDRAARFPDRADEQANLWIWDAPGEGEPRILTRQSADDGYVRDATTDGTRIVWHSRGSIRILDALDAEPRTIDITLPGSQPEPLVLAGERRLDAFAPDHDASGSLVTWRGKAFWLAHREGPARALRADSGVRAREPIVLGRTGFGAVVSDADGEDGIDILALDGAQAPRRILSGEVGRILHLAAAPAGDRIAAISHDGVIRLIEVASGEARELGRSSHGEARTPRFSPDGRYLVWSQPSTADNELHALWIADTRGEGAVRLTTGQYHDRSPDFTRDGKHLVFLSDRTFDPHYNAHAFDLAFTGATRPWLIPLSATEPAPFGPSADGWPVSPAPSAADDETVTCPELDADGAEERIVPFPVPSAEYRELRCADGGVLWIDVHREQGVLGSRRAGVKEEAAPDTLERWSFEERKAETIVEAVDGFAVSGDGQRLVVRRKDEVTVVPANRPAKDDAVAVDLGRLRFSVDQRAEWRQMFDENARIMRDHFWRADMDGVDWDGVVRRWRPVVDTAVTHDDVVDILWETVGELNTSHAYVNPADPLGDQSRRLGFLGADLSPAADGWRIDRILPGESSEPKARSPLRQAGVGAREGDLIVAMDGAPVDPVAGPAAGLIGAADKPVELTLRRDGEEDRRVVVVPLPDEEVLRYQDWVRSRRAYVSERSGGRVGYVHVPDMQSYGWAQLHRDLRVATEAEAVVADVRYNRGGHTSQLVVERLASRVIAWTAARQFERMQPDPDRAPLGPVVLVANEFSGSDGDIVGARAQALGVGPVVGVRTWGGVVGIDSRFDLVDGTKVTQPRYAYWLQGKGWGVENHGVDPDIEVVHTPAQLFRDDDPQLDRAIDEAVTRLAEAPAAAPPALPEPKVRPVV
- a CDS encoding AEC family transporter, whose translation is MIGVLTGFAVVGLAIVTGFIVARIDLLGEHARYVLSRLTFFVLNPFLLFAVLSDADLTLLFSALLPVSLLAACAIFLLYGLIARFVWKRSLGEIVVGALGAGYVNGNNIGIPISTYLLGNGAYAAPVILIQLLLITPVVLAILDTVSSGGAAGWRGLGRAVRRTLRNPMIIGAALGVLVAVTGIELPPIVSEPIGLLAGAAVPVLLLSFGMSLHGQRVLTSPASRGDVLLATGMKLLIMPVVAWALGLLFQLDAHAMLVVVVLASLPSAQNVFNYAQRYGVGEVLARDVVFLTTFGCIPVVFASAVIFGG
- a CDS encoding anthranilate synthase component I family protein, which gives rise to MIAAERIAAAARSGRCVWLHAGDGGPQLAWLELHDVSLTYDAARREVTRHADGAAEVVGDDIFAVLSAELAAGTATDRWFGYFGYAARPDLPARPDGMLPDAVWMRPSHIERLPLPGATAPRAADDVDGGPTPDEYRVAFAAVQEHLHAGNSYEVNLTYRAAVGRDLSPLDAFARLWALNPAPYAAYLHHDVPGARAFLAGSSPERYARIDADGAVRELSTKPIKGTTPRGATPDEDAAAAQRLRTDQRYRSENLMIVDLLRHDLSQVCEVGSVEVPALMAVESYASVHQLVSTVRGVLRPDVASIDALRALFPAGSMTGAPKLRTMQIIDEVEQTPRGAYAGALGWIAGDGRADLGVIIRTLLTDGSGAYVLGTGGGITVQSDADDEYAESRWKAERLIRALEG
- a CDS encoding anthranilate synthase component II produces the protein MPSHDVVVVDHHDSYTGNLVHLIARVTGVLPRVVEHDECTVSEVLAHDYVVLSPGPGHPADPHDFAVGREVLRAGERPVLGVCLGMQGIVTTFGGRVERVDPGHGVDATVRHVGAGLFAGVPDGFRAIRYHSLAALELPDELVVTASDERTGLVMGVAHRVLPISGVQFHPESILTEHGELIVRNFLDAA
- a CDS encoding SDR family oxidoreductase, with translation MTDAPSQPIAPGTLAGKVALVTGSSRGIGADTIRYLAQAGADVVINFRNKAPRAEKLAAEVRELGVRALVVGADLTDPASVEAMFASVKDEFGVLDVLVLNASGGMESGMAEDYALKLNRDAQVNVLQTALPLLSEGARVVFVTSHQAHFIRTTPTMPEYEPVALSKRAGEDALRELIPSLTERGIGFTVVSGDMIEGTITATLLERANPGAIAHRRESAGRLYNVSEFAAEVAQAAVDPVPADNTRLVGDVSAFGAD